GGGCCGACATCCCCACTGAGGCTGTGGACTCAAGACAGGCCTGAACCGGGCACACACCAGTTTGGTGGCTCCCCCACCAGGCCAGGCCCACACCCAGGGACACAGCTTGGCAGaatgcccagcccagccctggcatGGGGGCATCCAGAGAAGGCAGGTTAGGCTCGCAGCTCCCATAGGGCTGCAGATGGACACCCATGGGCCCTGCAGAGCAGCTGGCCATCCCCTGACCAGACAGTGGTTCCCCTGCTTTGGGCTCAGCCACCTGTTCCCAGAGGGGTGCCGCGCCCTCCCCCATATCCCCGGGGCCGCAGCTGATGCACAAATACGACTCGAGACAAGAAGTTGAAATGGAACAAGATGAGCACGGATGAGAGGGGCGCCTGGGCCTTTCTCTTTGGAGTCCCCACCCCCGGAGGGGACAGCACAGGACAGGATGGGGGATGTCAGGCAGCTCCAAGGGTGACAGCACAGATGGCACGTGGACACGAAGACGCAGCGGGGACGGGACTGTGCTCTGGCAAAGCTGTGCTTGGACTCTCGAGCCGTTACCTGGAGCGGAGTCACCTCTGGCACAGCTGGGTCCACAGGAGCCCGGGCAGCCGGGAGCAACCCTGGGGACAGGCGGGCAGGACTCCGTCCAGCTACCCGGGAAGAGGCACAGGGCAGCCAGGAGCAACCCCCAGGGCAGGCCAGCAGGGCTCCATCCAGCTGCCCAGGAAGCGGCACAGACAGCTGGAAGCAAACCCTGGGGTGGGCAGGCAGGACTCCGTCCAGCTGCCCAGGAAGAGGCGCAGGACAGAGGCAGCTCCCTAAGCCCTCCTGAGGACTTTGTTTTCTAAGAACCTGAAACACTACAGCCTGAGTTTTTAAGAGAATAAAGCACGTGGAAGAGACTGACGGGTCTGCGGAAGGCTCCCAGACTCCCAGATGGCGTCTAAGCATTGGCATCCGGCTGAAAGGATCTTTTGATCTACTCTCAACGTGCTGGAGCCTCAGGGTCTGCTAGATCCCCGGCTCTTTTCAGCTTTGATCTGTGCAGCTTTGCCCTTCATGGGGCCTGGGTAGGGGCTGCCTAGGGGCCCGCTGGTGAGGATTCCACCTCCATCAGTGATGTCTGCCCATGCCCTGTCTGCCTGCCAGGCTAGACCCACTCCTAGGGAAGTACTCTGTGCCCCGAGTTCCTACGCAGGCCCAGGGTCCGGAGGGAGCTCTGAGGAGATTAGAAATggggctggctgggcatggtggctcctgcctggaatcccagcactctgagaggccgaagcaggaggaaccacttgagccctggagttcaagaccagcctgggcaacaaagtgggcccgtctctaaaaaaaaaaaaaaaaattaggcaggtgcgGGAgagtggtgcctgcctgtggtcccagctcaaTGTGGGGGCTGAAGTGCTGaagtggggggatcgcttgaacccaggaggtcgaggcagtaGTGAGCTGTGTTCCcaccgctgcactgcagcctgggtaacagaataagaccctgtcttaaaaaaaaaaaaaaagaaaaaaagaaatgtgggttCCCAGGGAAGGTCCTAGATCTGGCCCAGATCACAGCCGAGGGCAGTGCAGCTGCGTGGTTCTCACTCCTGCCCCGAATCACAGCCAATTCTCATCAGAAAGTCGGTGGCAAAGGCACATCGCTCGCCTGGACCCCACGGGGAGCTGCAGGGGTAGGAAGCCCTCCACTGGTGCAGGCCTGTTCTCTAACCTGCATTTTTCCCGTCTCCCAGAACAGTGGGACCAGAGGGAGCGCACTGAACCATCCACACTGGGTGGCTCTGAGgaccctggggctggggctgcaaATGCTGTGTCCAATCTCAGCCTGACGGAGGCAGGGGGTCGGCGGGGATGGGGAGAGCACAGGCTAGAGCCCAAGGCTGGCTGCGACAGCAGGCCCACGCGGAGGGGCTGGGCGTCCCTATTTCCCCCACCCTGGCCCCCACCCCCCCAGCCGTCTGGGAAAGATGCGCCCAGGAGGCCAGCGGGGAGCTCGCTGTGCTGAGAGTGGGGGCCTAACTGAGCCAATAGAATATGACAAAGTTTGGAGCCCAATGCCACTGCAAGGTCACCACACGGAAGCCACAGACATTGGTCCCTGCCGGAGGGCATgtgccaggccccacctcctgcAGGACATGGCCCTGGGCAGCGATTGCCACGAACTACCCAATGACACCACCAGCACCTCTCCAGTCAGCAAAGGAAAGTCACCAGACAAGTCCAAAAGCGGAGGACCCTGAGAAGGTCCTGCGTCATGTGTGGGGCAGCTGTCGGGCGGGCAGGGCGCTGGCCTCAGAATGCAGAGGCCTGGGCTCTGTCTCCTCACAGAGAGCCAACCCTCAGAGGCTCCTAAGCAAGGCCGCAGGGGTGAGACCGGTggcttttgtaatttttaaattgtattattattttgagacagggtcttgctctgtcttccaggctggaatgcagtggtgcgatggtagctcactacaacctccacctctgggctcaagcaatcctcccacctcagcctcctgagaagctgggactacagacacgcgccaccatgcctggctaatttttaactttttttttttttgtcaagatgggggtctccctatgttgcccaggctgatctcgaactcctggggctcaagagatcctctcgcctcagcctcccgaagtgctgggattacaggtgtgggccacggtgcccggccaacCGGCAACTTCACCAACGACTTGAACATGAAGCAGAAGGATTCCGAGAAGAAACGGAGCCGTCACAAAGCGCGTTTCGACCAGTTGGGCAACTCCAGACCCAGAGCCGGGCAGACAGCACCTGTTCTGTCTTCTCGCGTCAGCTGTTTCTCTGTGTCTTCGGAAGGTGGGCCCTTCTGGAATCGGGTCCAGCGTGGGCGCTTGGGCCTCCACTGATGAGTATGGACAGTGGCCAGGGGTGCTCACCCCTCCTGTCATTCCAAGGCCCCCTTCCTAGGGCCCAAAGCTGGGGCATGACAAGGTGGCAATGGGATTGGGGAGTCTCTTGACCAACTGCAAGTGGCTTTTGACACCCCCAATCCCAGCTGAGTTGTCAGACCAGGCAGACTGCGTGGCCGGGAAACTGGCCCCTGGCGCTGTGGAGTGGTGCTGGGGCTGAGCACCACTGCCCCACTGGCACTGCCACCCGGGGTCTCTGCCCTCCAAGGGACGTGGTCCCTGACAGAGGCCGTGCCAGCCTCATCTTTGAGCCTTCACCCCTTCCAAGCCTCACCAGGCGAGGGCAGTTCAGCCCCCTCAGCTCAGAGGGACCTGGGGGAGTGGGGGGGGTCTAGAGTCCTCCCAGAAACAGCGTCTCAGAAGGGAGGAGGATGGAGGCAGAAGGCAAGGTGGCGGCCAGGGCCAACCCAGAGCATCTCCATCCAGTCCTCAAACTTCAGGAGCATTTTTCTACAGAACCTTCCAGAATTTGTGCcaaataacaacaacagaaagGCAGTGAGAGAAGACAGATCCATGATCTGCTTGTGGCCTGGCTGCCCATGGGCCAGGATGCCTGCTGTGACCACCAGGGAGACACAGGGACCAATGTCCTTTGTGAAGGAGGCAGGCACTGGCTTCACAGAGCCGCCCTCCTAGGAACTTGGGGATGGGAGAGTGGTGGGAAGCAGGACCCGCCCAGACACAGGTGCAGGCGATTGGAAGGTGTGGGCAAGGGCCCCCTATGAGGGCAGAGGACCTGCTCCTGGACAGCCTGGCACATCCAAAATATACACCAGGCACCAGGGAAGTGGCCCGCTCAACCTGTGAGGAAACGGGCTCAGACCCGGACTCCAGAGTCCCACTGGAATTGGAGCCATAGTGGCCCTATGGTCCCCGGAGTGAGCGTGAGCTCAAACCTGGATCCAGCAGCCCTCCAGGTCTGCAGATCCACACTTGGGATGGAGCCAGTGTCTTGGGTCCACGTTGTGGGGCTTGGGGGACAGAAGAGGCAAGGTCAGACTAACAGCACAGCCCGGTCCCCAGTGGGCCCAACACCTGGCTCCAGTGCCTATGGAGCTCCCCGGGGTTCTCCCCAGGACCCCGACCGCCAGTCCCCACGAGGCTGTCATCCTTACCAGCCCCAAAGGCACACACACCCGAAGGAGCCCAAGCTGGCACCGCAGTCAGGCGGGAAAGGCCCGGGCTGCAGCTGCTTGCTGGGGTCACCGTTTGACTATAATTGAAGCGcccagcagggcaggagaggaccACACAGAAGGTCAGGGCCAGAGCCATACCCAACAGTGAGAGGAGCCCCGGGCACAGCCAGCCAGAGCCCACAAGCTTccgggaggggagaaggagaccATGAACCCAAGGAGGAGACCCAGTAGAGAAGGCCCAGCACCCAGAGCACAAGGCAGGCTCGGTGGACCCCTGGCCCCGCCATGCAGCCGGGCCCTCCCCACCCAGGCTGCGTGACTGAGGCCAGAGGGCCCTGTGGAACCACTGGAGAGGCCAGTGACCGCACAAGAACGCCAGGCAACTTACTAACTCTAGTCAGGCGGCTCAGAATCTGGCCACTTCCACATTGGCGCTGCAAGGAAACACAAGGCTCAGTTGGAGGCAGCATGGGGTCTGAGGACTCGGGGGTGCAGAGGAGGGGGGACCACGGGCGAGCTGCCAGGAGACCCAGAACCCTGGAGCACTCGGAGTCGGCACACAGCTGGGGCTCTGGCTCTCCCTGGATGGCACCTGCAGAGCCTGCCTCACTTGCGGGCCTGGAGGGAGCCAGGAGCCTGCCTCGGCTGCAGACAGCCAGCCCCCCGCAGAGCCCGGGCAGAGTGAGTGACTGTCACTGGGGCCAGCGCTGTGTGCAAGCCCAGGTTATCTAGCAGGCGACTGGGTGCCGAGAAAATACCTGGCAGAAGCTGGCACACAGCGGGGCCCCCATGGCAAAGACGCACGCTGGGAACCGGAAGGAGGTCCATACCCAACTCGtgcaataaataaaacttttattcaaACAAGTAACTGCAGTACAGGGCacaattcagattttttaaaaaaggaaaggaaacaggaaaaaaatatgttcagCACTTTACATCTTCATACAAGTGTTGCTGTTTTGTGTCTACATTCATCCATTGAGCATGGAATCCCCTGGATTTGAAATCTTTAGCGGAGCGGGAACGCCGGCGCGGAAGGGTCTCTACACAGGGCCCGGTCCGCCCTTGCGTTCTCCTTAATGTCAAACGGTCCGCATCTTGAGCTGCTTCCCACACAAACACTACCAGCCACGTCCCAGGCCACGGGGAGGTGTGCGGGAGGCTTTTGCTAAACCACATCAGATAAAGGAGCGCCGCAGCTTCCCAGGGGCTCCCACCAGCAGGCAGGCTGAGTCGGGCTGTGCCCTGCACTCAATTCCCCAGAGTTCAGTGTGGGAAGAGACAATACCAGTAGCCACTGAGTCCACTGTGTTTGTTTCTAAAGTCACCAAGACACACAAAAAGACGAGAGCGTTTAGGAAGAACCAGGCAGGAACCGCCTGTTTGCCCCAGGTGGGGGGCGTGGGTGCGGCGTGCCCAGAGCTGCCCTCCCCCGGCCGGACCCGGCCCGCACACCCTGCTCGGAGCAGACAGGTAGCCCGGGGCAGCCTTGATGCCCTCACAAGGCTGGTCAAAGgaatgtgggggtggggtggtctCTGGAGGTCTTTGGAATGTCCGTGTGCGGCCAGCTGGGCAGCACCTGCCCCGACCTTGCTCCCGCCGGTGCCGAACGGGAGGCGAGGCCACCCTGCCGCGCTGCTCTATGTACACCTGGCCCGCAGCGTCCGGAGGGAGAAGCCCTCAGGTGCCCGGGCCCGGCCTCCCTCACAGGAGCGGCCGGCTTCCTCAGGAGGCCCCTCGAGCTTGGCACGAGCCCCCTTTCTCTGTGCAGCCCTACACAGGGGCCGGGGGAGCAGGGACCCCAGCACCTTCCCTGTACGGACAGAGGCCATCGCGCTGGGGAAGTCGGATGCGAGAAACAGCGCACACCGAGTCCATGCAGAtcggtttttgtttttcaggaaaaaaaaaaaaaagtcctttttcctgtttttcatttttttttttttttttttaagatttttctttttcttcaaacttTAGACCTGGCTCACGGCGAGCCTTAGAAAAGCAGTGAGTGCCGCAGACACTGCAGGGTGGGGCTGAGGATGCCCCGCACGGCCCAGCAGGTCCTGCCTGGCAGTTTCTGCTCAAAAGGCTGGGACACACAGGGTGGGGCGCGTAAAcacggggcggggtggggggcggaTGGAGCAGCACCATGGACCCTGGGGGATCACAGAGTCTGGGGTCACCAACCAAAAGGCAAGGGGcaggtggaaaagaaaaacaacccaagAACAAACCAGCGAGAGCTGAGGAGGAAAACGGACGAGACCAGGGGGAAGGCGCGGAAGCTCTTCAGAGCAGCGGCTGCCCGGGGTCAGCGTCCTCACACTGTGGACACCAGCGTGCCGCTGCCACTGCGAAACAAAGCACAGGACGGCTGCCTGGCTGCACGACGCTGCCCGGCCACAGGCGGCGAGTCTGCCCGCACCGAGCAATGCCCCTTTCAGCAGCTCCCGTTGGCCTCCTGACCCTCCAGGAAGGCCCAGGACAAGGGCGGAGCACAGGCTGGGGGCAGAGgaggctgcagccccagccatgGATGCCAGCCTCAGCCACCCTCCCCAACCTTGCCCTTGCCTGACAGGGATGGATGGGGCCGGCCAGATGCGATGAAAGAGGGGCAGGGCCCAGGGGGGTTCCCGTGTCACTCGGAGAGAGCAGGAGACCCTAGGGGACGTCCCCAGCTCCGGCAGGGGTGAAGGGCCAGGCTGGGCCCTAAAGGAAGAAGAGGTGGCCCCAGGTCCTAGGAGAGGGACCTGCCCCACCCGGCCTCTTCACACCCACCCACGGTCCCAAAGACAGGTCTGAAAGCCCCTTACCTGCTCATGGACCGTGCTCCATAGTCATCCaggccctgggggcagaggtggaAACATGTCAGGCCGGGTGACGGGGCCTGTGGTCACCCCCACCCAGTGCCTGTACACACCCACAGATGGTGATCCTGCCTGGGCAGGGTTCAAACCGTGTTCTTTTGGAAGGCTCCCCATCTCCTGGCCGCAGCACTCAGAGACCTGCCTAGAGCCCTGGTCCCAGTGGTAATGACTGCCCAAGTTAATGGGGATACGTCCTCCAGCCAGCTGCCACCTGAATTTGTGTGCTTGTTGCACACTCCCAAACAGATGCAAGACCTGACACCCCCCCCTGCCCGCCCCCAGGGCACCTGCAGCACCTCACCCATGCCTGGGCGGGCCCCCTGGGACCCCTCCCGTCTGGCTCGTGGGACCCAGGCCCAGACCCCGACCCCAGCTGCAGTTTCCTGGAAACTTGTCACATGTACCATCCCGGCCCCCTGGGAGGGTGACACTGCCTGGGAGGAGCGCCCAGGTGTGGCGCTGGGGCTGGCTGTGCCCTTTATCTGCCAGCATGGCCTGGCCCAGGGCCTAGGACAGGTGCAGACCCCTCCTTGGCTCTCCCAGCACTGAACCCACCCCAGAGGCTGACCTGTGGAACACCTGTGGCCCAGAGCCCAAACCTCTCCAGGTCACCTCCTGCGGCCTCAGCTCAGGCTGTCAATCTGGGGGCCCCTCACTTGTGGATCAATAACTGAGTAGTCACCCAGGCTACATGTTATCTTGGAAAAAGGTgggttctctttttctctctaccCACTGCCTGAGGCCCAGCCCTGGAGACCAGCCCCGGGAACAAAGCTGCTAGCCCGGCCAACATCCCACAAACTGGACCTCCGGCTGAGGAGCCCCAGACAGACAGGAGTCTCCAACCCTCCAACCCCAGGAACCTCCCTGGATGGCGCGGGCTGGCACCCGGCAAGTTGCGATGCACACTCACACCCTGCCCCAGCCTAGACACCAGGACCGCCATGATCCCGGGCTTCCGAGGACCCACACGGGGCCTAGGACCCAGGCCCTGATCCTCCATCTCTGGCCTCCCGGCACCAGATGGCCCAAATCCAGGGTCACACTGACTGGAAGGGTCAGCCACATGCCAGGCTGAGCAGCAAGCACTCCCATCGCATGGATGTGACTGAGGGAGCCCCGTGGTTCTCACGGAAGAGATCCTGAGGCCCTGGCTCTCCCAGAAGGCGGCGGTGTCCAGGCCCACGTCGAGGCCAGCCAATTCCCAGCCCAGACGCTGCCCCCTTGggctgcccccagccccagcgtGCTGACACAGGGAGCCTGCTGGGGCGAGGCGGGCAGCCTGTGGTTGAAGCAGGAGTGTGTACACATTCCCAAATCATGCAGCCTTCACCCTAGGCCTGTCCAAAGAGACCCAGACCCCCAGGCACCTGGCCCCTCAGCGGAGGCTCCAACGTGGGACTGCAGGCTGAGCCCACTGTTCCACCTGCGggcccctcccagccccagccccgcccACTGACCTGGGAGAAGGCGGGCACGGCCACACTGTAGGGCCTCTGCTTGAAGCCGCTGGCCGTCTGGGCGGGGAAGGCCCGGGAGGCGGCGCCGTAATCGGGGGGCGGGATGGCCAGGTCGTCCTTGTCCAGGAGGTTGCCCGTGCTGCTGCTCTTCCCTTGCTGCAGGCTGTAGGGACAAGGACTCAGAGGCGGTCCAGCAGGCCAGACGCCCCCAACACCCCACAACCCTGTGGCTCCCTGGACTGCCCACCCTCACCTACCCCACGCCACATGCGGGGAGGCTGCTCTCAGGCCAAGGCTGCAGCCCTGGGGACCATGGGCCGGGCCAGtctggcctccctccctcctcctgacTTGAAGCTGAACCGGGAGGACTCCAGAGGGGCTGGGCTGCCACAGCAACCCCCGACCCTCCCAGTAGCCATGTACCCCGCTTTCAGCTGCGATTCTCTGAAGTCTGGGAGAAGCTGGAGGACCTGGGACAGCCAGGTCCTTGCACACCTGGCCCCCAGGGGCTGCCCCCATAGCACCTGCTGCCTGCACTGGTGTCCCCAGGGCTCTCGGGCCCCACCGCACagggcaccaccatgcctccaCCCTGAAGGCCTCAAGTGTCCAGCTCTCAGGGCCACTGGGGATGGCCCTGCGGTAGCAGACAAGGAGCCGGAAGCCCAGTCGAGCAATCCAAGCCCAGGGACCTGGTGTCATCACAGCCCCTCTCCCAAGCTGGGATCTTACACTCCCGTTGGGCCCAGCGCTCACCTCATGTGCAGCCTGTCACTGCCGTCGCTGTCCAAGACCCGGGTGTAGGAGAAGGGAAACCAGCCCCGCCTGGAAGAGAGGCCCCAGGTAAGAGCCACGCTCAGCCCAGAGGCTCCCCATCCCCCATCAACCACCATCGAAGCACAAGTCCCTCTAGCTCCCCAACATGGCTGCGAGGCTGTCTCTGGAGGAACAGACAGTGCTCCAGAGAGACCAAGACTGCAGCCCGCTCCCACTGTGTGCTCAGCCTCAAGGGCAAGGTGGACCGGGCTGTCCTCAACCTGGTGGGAGCTGCCGGCCCCACCAGACCTAATTGCAAGGCCTCAGAGCCCAGGCAGAGCAGTTGCTCCTGCCTCACAGCCCCAGTGCCATGCTAAGCCACGGATGGCACCCAGATTGGAGTGGCCACTGGAAGAAAGATGGAGCAGCCTCCTGGGAGACCCCCTGCCCTCGGCCCCCTCCCCAGAGTGGTGGCTGCAAGGCCAAGCTTAGGAAGGCACAAATGTCAGGGCCTTTCCCATCTTGCCAAGAGACACACCCGCACAAACACGGCCCTGGGAACGCAGCCCCCAGGTCCAGCAAGGGTGGCACCCTGGCCCAGCCTCTCTGCAACAGCATTCAGTAAACTGGGGAGGTGTGGCCCATCTGACTCCATAGGTGACTTCTAGAACTCCAAACTGGGAGAGCCCATCTGGCATGTGGCAGAGTTGAAAGCCACAGAAAGCCTGCGGTCCCAGGATGGCCAAGCCCTGCTCTGCACCTGCGAACTGTGGGAAATGACGCCCACCACAGGGCTTCGGCTGGACGTGCTGAGTGTGTACACGTGTGGGACACCACCCTGCGCCAATCTGAGTGGCACAGGGAGGTGATGGAGCAAGGAGGTCACTAGACTGTGGGGAAAGACCCCTGCCGTGGGGGGAGACCCCTGCCATTGGGGGAGATCCCTGCCGTGGGGGGAGACAACCACCATGGGGGGGAGATCCCAGCCACGGGGGAAGACAACCACCATGGGGGGGAGACCCCAGCCGTAGGGAACGACCCCTGCCATTGGGGGAGACCCTGCCGTGGGGGGAGACAACCACCATGGGGGGGAGATCCCAGCCACGGGGAAGACAACCACCATGGGGGGGAGACCCCAGCCGTAGGGAACGACCCCTGCCATTGGGGGAGACCCCTGCCGTGGGGAGAGATCCCTGCCATTGGGGGAGACCCCTGCCGTGGGGGGAGACCCCCCCTGTAGGGGAAGACCCCTGCAGGGACGTGGTTGGGGTGAAGATCCCTGCCAGGGGAGAAGACGCCTGTTGGTGGCAAAGACCCCAGGTCACGCTTGCTCTCACTGCCCAGGTCTTCTACGGCGAGGACCCGCAGCCTGCACAGTCAGTCTAAACACAAGGTCCCAGTGCATCTGAATGTCGCTGCCCCACACACTTGCTGCAGGCAGCGGCTGCCTGGAGCCCACCCCCGAGGGACACTCACATCTTGGTCTTCTCGCTCTCTCCGTAGTGCCAGCCGTCGCGGGCCTCAGGCACCAGCAGGGTAATGAGGTCGCCCTCCTTGAAGCTCAGAAGAGTGCTGTTGTCCCCGGCAGCGTGGGAGAAGATGGCCTTCACCCGCATGCGGCCGTTGCGCTCCAGGCCGGCCGCCATGGAGCTCGAGCGAGGCAGAGTCTTGTTCTCGGCTGCTGGGACAAGGGACAGGTAAGGGGACTGCCCCCGGCTGGCAGGGCAGCAAAGCCCAGGGAGCCTGGTTGAGGTGCTGAGAGCACAGCCGCCTGCACCCCAGGTGGGCAAGTGGGCTAAGCTCCCTGGAGCAGCAGCTGCCTGCTCCCAAGTGGCTCCCGCCTGCATGGGCCTAACCCTGTACCCCACTCATGCCCCCACTGAGCACCAGAGGCTTGACAGGAGGGAGCTGGATGCTGGGCAGGCACACGTGTGTACCACATGCATGTAGGCACACATGGTCACACACTTGTGAGCCTCAGGGTCTCCCAGGCCCCTATTCAGGGGTGTGACATGACTGTAGGGTCTGGGGAGGCACGTCCAGGGACCCCAGCCCAACACCCCAGCGGAGCCCTTACTGGTGGCATAGCTGTTTTTTGGGGTCACGCTCTTGCGCACGGGGAGTGTGTTGGAGTAGGAGTCACTGAGCTTGCTCTGAGACTGCGGAGGAGACAGGGATTTGGGCTGGGCAGCCTTGCGGTCAGCCCACGGGCTGTAGTCCTCGCTGTCTGGGCCTGCGACGCCGTTCATGATGGGTGTGCTCTCCTGGGCAGACATCCGCTGCAGGGAAGGGGGCAGAGCAGGCTGTTGCTGGAGCCCACCCCGGGCAAGGCCAGGGGGAAACAAAACCCTCCACCCCCTTAGCAGGGGCCCTTGGGCTCTGCACCCTGGCCGCCCCCCACCCTGACAACAAGCTGCCCTCCCACCCACACCCGTGAAGCTTTCCAGAGGCCAGACTCACCCCCACAAACGGTGCCAGCTCAGGGGGCACCGGCAGGGGCTTGGCCCCCGGAATGGGGTCCGAAATGACCAGGTTGGACTTGGAGGCCGACAGGGTGCTAGGGAGGGTGGCGCCATTGCTGGCCACCTGCTGCATCAGCTGCACGGCGCGCTCCGGGATCTTGCTGGGGTCGGCACAGGCCTGTTGCCACAGCGGCAGCTTCTGCGCCAGCAGTTCCTTGCCCTGAAGTGGAGGAAGCAGGAAGGGAGGGGTCATAGCTGGCTCAAGCTCCTGGAGCCGGGCACAGCCCTGAGGGCCCTCCCTGAGCACCCACTGGGACTGGAGGCTGCCCTTCACCAGGCAGTGCCTCTCAGAGAGACAGGCCACCCATGAGCCTCTGACCCCAACCCACAGAAAGGGCTGCTGGAAAGGGGCCTGGGATGCGACCACAAGCCGTGCAGTCGGGGGACCTCCAGGGATGAGAGCAAACCCAGGCCCAACCCCGGTGGGGCCCATCAGGGcctggaggaaggaggaatggaCAGGGGTGCACAAGGTGAAACGCCGGTGAGCAaaccccaaagtgctaggaaagCGTCCTGGGTGGCCGGGGGAGAGGGCAGTGCTGCCCAATGGGGGTCAGGCCTGGCTGCTGAGGGCAGGAAGGCAGCCCCGTCAGATATACTGAGGCACACTGCTCCATCCACTGCCCTTGGGCCCAAAAGCCTGCTCTCCCTCGGGCATACTCTGCGGCCTGCTGGGCACAGACCAGCTGAGCACAGCggggacagaggaggaggaagccaCAGGCA
This Nomascus leucogenys isolate Asia chromosome 14, Asia_NLE_v1, whole genome shotgun sequence DNA region includes the following protein-coding sequences:
- the BAIAP2 gene encoding brain-specific angiogenesis inhibitor 1-associated protein 2 isoform X4; this translates as MSLSRSEEMHRLTENVYKTIMEQFNPSLRNFIAMGKNYEKALAGVTYAAKGYFDALVKMGELASESQGSKELGDVLFQMAEVHRQIQNQLEEMLKSFHNELLTQLEQKVELDSRYLSAALKKYQTEQRSKGDALDKCQAELKKLRKKSQGSKNPQKYSDKELQYIDAISNKQGELENYVSDGYKTALTEERRRFCFLVEKQCAVAKNSAAYHSKGKELLAQKLPLWQQACADPSKIPERAVQLMQQVASNGATLPSTLSASKSNLVISDPIPGAKPLPVPPELAPFVGRMSAQESTPIMNGVAGPDSEDYSPWADRKAAQPKSLSPPQSQSKLSDSYSNTLPVRKSVTPKNSYATTENKTLPRSSSMAAGLERNGRMRVKAIFSHAAGDNSTLLSFKEGDLITLLVPEARDGWHYGESEKTKMRGWFPFSYTRVLDSDGSDRLHMSLQQGKSSSTGNLLDKDDLAIPPPDYGAASRAFPAQTASGFKQRPYSVAVPAFSQGLDDYGARSMSRNPFAHVQLKPTVTNDRCDLSAQRPEGWEHGDGSARTLAGR
- the BAIAP2 gene encoding brain-specific angiogenesis inhibitor 1-associated protein 2 isoform X3; the encoded protein is MEQFNPSLRNFIAMGKNYEKALAGVTYAAKGYFDALVKMGELASESQGSKELGDVLFQMAEVHRQIQNQLEEMLKSFHNELLTQLEQKVELDSRYLSAALKKYQTEQRSKGDALDKCQAELKKLRKKSQGSKNPQKYSDKELQYIDAISNKQGELENYVSDGYKTALTEERRRFCFLVEKQCAVAKNSAAYHSKGKELLAQKLPLWQQACADPSKIPERAVQLMQQVASNGATLPSTLSASKSNLVISDPIPGAKPLPVPPELAPFVGRMSAQESTPIMNGVAGPDSEDYSPWADRKAAQPKSLSPPQSQSKLSDSYSNTLPVRKSVTPKNSYATTENKTLPRSSSMAAGLERNGRMRVKAIFSHAAGDNSTLLSFKEGDLITLLVPEARDGWHYGESEKTKMRGWFPFSYTRVLDSDGSDRLHMSLQQGKSSSTGNLLDKDDLAIPPPDYGAASRAFPAQTASGFKQRPYSVAVPAFSQGLDDYGARSMSRNPFAHVQLKPTVTNDRSAPLLS
- the BAIAP2 gene encoding brain-specific angiogenesis inhibitor 1-associated protein 2 isoform X2 is translated as MSLSRSEEMHRLTENVYKTIMEQFNPSLRNFIAMGKNYEKALAGVTYAAKGYFDALVKMGELASESQGSKELGDVLFQMAEVHRQIQNQLEEMLKSFHNELLTQLEQKVELDSRYLSAALKKYQTEQRSKGDALDKCQAELKKLRKKSQGSKNPQKYSDKELQYIDAISNKQGELENYVSDGYKTALTEERRRFCFLVEKQCAVAKNSAAYHSKGKELLAQKLPLWQQACADPSKIPERAVQLMQQVASNGATLPSTLSASKSNLVISDPIPGAKPLPVPPELAPFVGRMSAQESTPIMNGVAGPDSEDYSPWADRKAAQPKSLSPPQSQSKLSDSYSNTLPVRKSVTPKNSYATTENKTLPRSSSMAAGLERNGRMRVKAIFSHAAGDNSTLLSFKEGDLITLLVPEARDGWHYGESEKTKMRGWFPFSYTRVLDSDGSDRLHMSLQQGKSSSTGNLLDKDDLAIPPPDYGAASRAFPAQTASGFKQRPYSVAVPAFSQGLDDYGARSMSSGSGTLVSTV
- the BAIAP2 gene encoding brain-specific angiogenesis inhibitor 1-associated protein 2 isoform X1, producing MSLSRSEEMHRLTENVYKTIMEQFNPSLRNFIAMGKNYEKALAGVTYAAKGYFDALVKMGELASESQGSKELGDVLFQMAEVHRQIQNQLEEMLKSFHNELLTQLEQKVELDSRYLSAALKKYQTEQRSKGDALDKCQAELKKLRKKSQGSKNPQKYSDKELQYIDAISNKQGELENYVSDGYKTALTEERRRFCFLVEKQCAVAKNSAAYHSKGKELLAQKLPLWQQACADPSKIPERAVQLMQQVASNGATLPSTLSASKSNLVISDPIPGAKPLPVPPELAPFVGRMSAQESTPIMNGVAGPDSEDYSPWADRKAAQPKSLSPPQSQSKLSDSYSNTLPVRKSVTPKNSYATTENKTLPRSSSMAAGLERNGRMRVKAIFSHAAGDNSTLLSFKEGDLITLLVPEARDGWHYGESEKTKMRGWFPFSYTRVLDSDGSDRLHMSLQQGKSSSTGNLLDKDDLAIPPPDYGAASRAFPAQTASGFKQRPYSVAVPAFSQGLDDYGARSMSRNPFAHVQLKPTVTNDRSAPLLS